In the Panthera uncia isolate 11264 chromosome B1, Puncia_PCG_1.0, whole genome shotgun sequence genome, TTGATCTAAATCTATCGTTAAGTTTTAGATGATCACAAAAGTGTGCAGGATACAGATggatttaacacatttttttaatattcagaatatgatTTTGAATTATATAGAGTCAAATTTTGCTGAGGCGTTGCTTTAAGCTGAAGAGTGGCCTCACTCCATATCAGGCCTCTACTCTCTGACAGCTACACAATTAGTAGCTGTTTCGGCAGAAATCTGCATTGTCAAAAGCCCTTGTCATCATTTTCCTTACCAAATCTCAATTTAGGTATTTTATATAGAAACTACATTTACTAACTACATTTACTACATTAACTAACATAATGTAAactacatttacatttatgtagaaactacatttacattttagttgTTTTGCTATGTTTATTTCTCAGAGACTATTCCTAGGAGCTTTTACCAACATCATATAAACCCCAATTAACACATCAAATTAGTATAGTTCAAGCTAAGGCAAAGATGATTGAGGTTTACATTAACCTATTACCACTTTATTGTGGGCACATGAATAAGTTAATACTTAATAAGTCTTATATTATTGAGGGAGAAGGGGCTCCGAGTTAGGAAACTAGTTGAGAAGCCTGTTTAATGGTGTCAGCCAGTTGTAAGGGATGGGGAGCTCAGCTTGTAAGTCAGTGAGGAATatgtgaaaatacattttgagaTTTCAGATAATATgccataaaaccataaaaatccactgattttttaataaattgctgCTTTTAATAATAGAccaactttggggcacctgggtggctcaattgggtaagcatccaacttcagctcaggtcatgatctctgggtccatgagtttgagctctgtgttgggccctgtgctgacagctcagagactgaagcctcctttggattctgtgtctccctctctgcccctcccccgtttgcactctgtctctctgtctttctctctctctctctctctctccctcaaaataataaatgtttaaaaattttaataataggtCAACATTTTTGTCCTTTAGTGTCTATTTTTCTGTCTGAAACCTGTTATTCATTTCTAATTCATACTTTACAGTGCATAGTGAAAATATGGGAATCAAATGGAAATCATAGTAGTTTAATATGTGtaagagaattattttctttctcaaaggtCTTTTAATCGTCTAAAATGCCCTGACTCTGGGcccctgggtagcttagttggttaagtgtccagctcttgctttcagctcaggtcatgatctcacagtttgtgagtttgagcccaattaggtctctgcactgacagtgcggagcctgcttgggattctctctctgacactcccatgctcgctctctccctcctccccccccaaaaaaagttaaaatgccCTGAACTTTGTTATTTCCTCTTGAACTAGGCTTGGTACTAACagattctctcagtttttgtttatctagaaatgtctttatttctcctccGTTTTGAGACATAGGTTTGTTGAATATAGAATTCTCGCCTGACAgtctttatttcaacattttgaagattttatccCATTTCCTTCTGACAATGAGAAATGATGAGAATCAGCTGTTCATCTTATTAAGGGTCCCTTGTGCATGAGTTGCTTCTCTGTTGCtactttcaggattctttctttgttttgggtTTAAGACAGCTTGACTATGATGAGTCTAGGTTTGGATCCTTTTGCACTTACCTAGCTTGGAATTTGCTGAGTTTTTGGATGTAGACATCATGGTTTTCATCAAAATGGGACATTTTCAGCAGCtctttgtttaaatattctttcttctctgggaCTGTCCTTCTGGTACTACCATTGGGCATATGATGGTATACGTTATGGTGTCCCacaggtctctgaggctctgtttatttttcttcattctttttcttttatgctccTCAGATTGGGTAACCTCTACTGATTTGTTAGCAGGTGTAccaattctttcttctgcctgctcaaatctgCTGTTAATTCcctctactgatttttttttcatttcacttattataAATTCCAACTCCAGGatatctattttgttcatttttgtagtTTCTCTTTATTGATACACTCTATTTGGTGAGacattattttcactttcatctGGTTTCTTTAGGTAtggtttcctttaatttttaaaatgcatttaagaaaataaataaaataaaataaaataaaatgcatttaaaatagctgaattaaagtctttgtctagtgaGTGCCATGTCTAGGCTTCCTCagagtttgttttttcctgtatATGGGCCATaatgtctttattctttgcatgtctcatattttttgttgaaaactgaacatttttaaaagaaatgttttaatgtctatttatttttgaaacagagcatgagcaggggaggggcagagagagagggagagagaatccaaagcaagctccaggctctgagctgtcagcgcagagcccgatgtggggctcgaactcatgaactgtgagatcatgacctgagctgaagtcagacgcttaacctattgagccacccagatgccccaaaaactgaacatttttaataatataataataagaaCATTGGATATCAGATTCTCCCCCTCctagggtttgttgttgtttgtttagtgaTTTTTCTGGACTAATTCTATAAAGTCTTTATTCTTTGCCATGTGTGGCCACTGAAGTCTCTGCTTGGTTTGCTTAGTTGTCAACTAATTATTGGCAAAGATTTCCTTAAATTTCATAGGCCAATAAGTTTCCCATCTTTTACCAAAAGGCTCTGTATGCATGTTGGGGCAAACCTTCGACATTCAGCCAGGTAGTTTACAACTCTGCAGTAGCCTTCAGTTTCTCCTCATGCAGAGCCTCAAGATAAGCCAGAGGTGAGAGACTAGGGACTCCTAATTTCTGTGTGAACATGCACACAGCTGTAGACATACACATAACCTTAAACATTCATGTAGTCTTCCAGATTCCCAGGAATAGATCCAAGCTTTCTAAAACCTCCTGTGGAAATCTCATTCCTCAGATTTTCCTTTTAAGCTTTGTGTCTTTTTAAGACAGCCTACTGTCTGTCCCAACTGTTATCCACTGCTTCGGGCAGCCATGGTATTAAACAAAAGTGCCCtcattatttttgacaaatgctCCTGAGAATAATGCTCTTCATACTGGTCAAATTACTAGCCAGATCAAATAAAGATGTGCATTGTGAGTGGGGTCTTCAAGGGAACCACCAAGTATGTCAAACAATGACAATATCTGGGAATGGAGCTTTGGAATTCCAACGCTGTTCTGCTCATGGCAGGGTCTACCAAGCTGCTGGTTCCCACTGTGATTTTAGGCTATTAGTTTTCAAGGCTGTTACAAAGCTAGGGAGAAAAGGATGGGAAGAAAGGTAAAACACCACAGAGGTTGCTGTTCTTACTGAGAGTCAACCagttttcttgaataaacactCTCCAGACTGCACCAAGTCTTTAATTTACAGATTCCTAAAAATGTTGATTCATAACACATGTGTCAGTTGCTTTTATGGAGATGAGGCTTTTTGGAGATCTTCATTTTACCATTCTGGCTGATGTCACTTAAGATGCCTTAAAGCTTTTGAATAGTGACAAAAGTCGTATAGAACTTCAGTAtctttgggaatgcaagctggtgcagccactctggaaagcagtatggaggttcctcaaaaaactaaaaatagaactatcctacacccagcagttgcactactaggcatttatccaagggatacaggtgtgctgttttgaagggacacatgcacccccatgtttatagcagcactatcaacaatagccaaagtatggaagagcccaaatgtccatcggtggatgaatgaataaagaaaatgtggtgtatatatatatatatatatatatatatacatacatacatacaatggagtattactcagcaatcaaaaagaatgaaatcttgccatttgcaactacgtggatggaactggagggtattatgctaaacgaaattggttggtcagagaaagacaaaaatcatgacttcattcatacgaggactttaagagaaaaaacagatgaacataagggaagggaaacaaaaataatataaaaacagggagggggacaaaacagaagagactcaacaaactgagggttactggaggggttgtgggaggtgggatgtgctaaatgggtaaggggcactaaggagtctactcctgaaatcattgttgcactatatgctaactaatttggatgtaaattttaaaaaataaaaaataaaattaaaaaaaaatcttattacaaagttaaaaaaacagaatttatcagattaaacacccaaaaaacaaataatccatctAAGAAATCCATTTAAGAGACTCCTAAAGATAgagaacacttttccaaagaagacattcagatggctgatttgaaaagatgctcaacaccactcctcattagggaaatacaaatcaaaaccacaatgagataccacctcacacctgtcaaaatggctaaaattaacagcacaaaAAAAACCaggtattggcgaggatgtggagaaaggggaaccctcttccactgtgaaggaatgcaaactgatgcagtcactctggagaacagtatggaggttcctcaagacgctaaaaatagaactaccgtaccatccagcaattgcactattaggtatttacctaaaggatacaataatacacacacatatataatggaatattagttggccatccataagaatgaaattttgccatttgcaattatgtggatgaagctagactgtattatgctaagcaaaataagtcagtcagagaaagacaacatgatttcacttacacataaaatttaagaaacaaaacagatgaacttggtgggggggggagaaaagaaaaaagagagagaaacaaagcataagaaactcttaaagatagagaacaaattgagttgatggaaggaggtgggtaggagatgggctagatggatagGTATtaagaaggcacttgttggggcgcctgggtggctcagtcggttaagcatctgactttggctcaggtcagatctcacggtccgtgagttcgagccccacgttgggctctgtgctgactgctcagagcctggagcctgtttcagattctgtctccctctctctctgcccctcccctgttcatgctctgtctctctctgtctcaaaaataaataagcgttaaaaaatttttttaaaaaaataaaaaaaaaagaaggcacttGTTATGTTTAGCACTGgatgttgcatgtaagtgatgaatcattgaattctgctcctgaaaccaatattgtataTAGCATGTGAacttaatagaatttaaataaaaatttgaaaagaaaaaaaaaaagaacttcagtaTCTTGCTACATGAGAAAGACAGACCATGTATCCACCAGAGATCATATAGGGTCCCACTTAGAAATGCTACTAAAATGTCTTGATGGTTTCAGGCAGTTGTCAGATGAGACATCATGCTGACCTCCTCCTAAGGAAGATTTCTCATAATTAAATCTTAAACTTGCAAGAAATTGTGCATAATGATTAAAAGCCTGTTCTTTGGTACCAGCTAACTCTGCTTTCAAGCCCTGAATCTGCTCCTTaatagctttgtgaccttggtcaagttacttaacatttaCAATACAGTGATAATAACTACctattcattgatttgttttaaaatctgactAAACTAATGAAAGTAAAGTGCTAGGTACAGTTCATTGCATATACTACTACTAAAAATGTTGAATGTTCATCTGAATGTGGTTCTTTAAGAGTCACtttcaaattggaaaataaaCTGCTGTGTTTTCTATGCAATTCCAGGCACGGTGGTGGTCCAGCAGTTGATGTCAATGATGATTAGCAAACATGATCGCCTCTTCCCCAAAGATGCAGAACTGCAAAGCAAACCCCAAGATGGCATGAGCAATAACAACAATGAAATTCAGAAGAAAGCCACCATGGGCCAGCTACAGAATAAGGAGAACAATAATACCAAGGACAGTCCTGGTAGGCGGTGCTCTTGGGACAAGTCCGAGTCTCCCCAGAGAAGTGGTGTGGATAATGGATCCCCCACAGCTCTACCAGGTAGTAAAACCAACAGCCCAAGGAACAGCGTTCACAAGCTGGACGTCTCTAGAAGCCCCCCTCTTATGGTCAAAAAGAATCCTGCCTTCAATAAGGGCAGTGGGATAGTCACCAATGGGTCCTTCAGCAGCAGTAATGCCGAAGGCCTGGAGAAAACCCAAACCACTCCCAATGGGAGCTTACAGGCCAGAAGGACCTCTTCACTGAAGGGGTCTGGTACCAAAATGGGCACCCACAGTGTACAGAATGGAACGGTGAGAATGGGCATTTTGAACCCCGACATGCTTGGGAACCCCGTGAACGGTCGCAGCATGAGCTGGCTGCCCAATGGCTACGTGACCCTGAGGGATAACAAGcagaaagaacaagcaggggagtcAGGCCAGCACAACAGACTCTCCACCTATGATAACGTCCATCAGCAGTTCTCCATGATGAACCTTGATGACAAGCAGAGTGTCGACAGCGCCACCTGGTCCACTTCCTCCTGTGAAATCTCCCTCCCGGAGAATTCCAACTCCTGTCGCTCTTCCACCACCACCTGCCCAGAGCAAGACTTTTACGGGAGTAATTTTGAGGACCCTGTTTTGGATGGGCCCCCACAGGATGACCTCTCCCACCCTGGGGACTATGAAAACAAAAGTGACCGGAGGAGTGTGGGAGGTCGAAGCAGTCGTGCCACCAGCAGCAGCGACAACAGTGAGACGTTTGTGGGCAACAACACCAGCAACCACAGTGCCCTGCACAGTTTAGTGTCCAGCCTGAAACAGGAGATGACCAAACAGAAGATAGAGTATGAGTCCAGGATAAAGAGGTGAGGAAAATCTGCAGCTCCTAACTGCCAGAGAGGGCCCGACAGACCCCTACTGCAGGACAGGTTCACACAGGGGGCTAAACATGCTGGCTCCAGAGTcacagacctgagttcaagtctaGGCTTCACCATTTGTCAGCTGTGGGATTTGGGGACAGTTTGCTTCATCTCTTTGCGCTTTAGGTTCGTACTGTGAAAAACGTAAATATGAGTAGGTTTTACCTCAAAAGCATGTAAGAAATCATTGAGCCTTGTCCCTGGCACAGAATAGGTGCTCGATGGTGCTATCTTCTGCTA is a window encoding:
- the ARHGAP24 gene encoding rho GTPase-activating protein 24 isoform X2 — protein: MTANHESYLLMASTQNDMEDWVKSIRRVIWGPFGGGIFGQKLEDTVRYEKRYGNRLAPMLVEQCVDFIRQRGLKEEGLFRLPGQANLVKELQDAFDCGEKPSFDSNTDVHTVASLLKLYLRELPEPVIPYAKYEDFLSCAKLLSKEEEAGIKELAKQVKSLPVVNYNLLKYICRFLDEVQSYSGVNKMSVQNLATVFGPNILRPKVEDPLTIMEGTVVVQQLMSMMISKHDRLFPKDAELQSKPQDGMSNNNNEIQKKATMGQLQNKENNNTKDSPGRRCSWDKSESPQRSGVDNGSPTALPGSKTNSPRNSVHKLDVSRSPPLMVKKNPAFNKGSGIVTNGSFSSSNAEGLEKTQTTPNGSLQARRTSSLKGSGTKMGTHSVQNGTVRMGILNPDMLGNPVNGRSMSWLPNGYVTLRDNKQKEQAGESGQHNRLSTYDNVHQQFSMMNLDDKQSVDSATWSTSSCEISLPENSNSCRSSTTTCPEQDFYGSNFEDPVLDGPPQDDLSHPGDYENKSDRRSVGGRSSRATSSSDNSETFVGNNTSNHSALHSLVSSLKQEMTKQKIEYESRIKSLEQRNLTLETEMMSLHDELDQERKKFTMIEIKMRNAERAKEDAEKRNDMLQKEMEQFFSTFGELTVEPRRTERGNTIWIQ
- the ARHGAP24 gene encoding rho GTPase-activating protein 24 isoform X3, with product MMPEDRNTGGRPSGALASTPFIPKTTYRRIKRCFSFRKGIFGQKLEDTVRYEKRYGNRLAPMLVEQCVDFIRQRGLKEEGLFRLPGQANLVKELQDAFDCGEKPSFDSNTDVHTVASLLKLYLRELPEPVIPYAKYEDFLSCAKLLSKEEEAGIKELAKQVKSLPVVNYNLLKYICRFLDEVQSYSGVNKMSVQNLATVFGPNILRPKVEDPLTIMEGTVVVQQLMSMMISKHDRLFPKDAELQSKPQDGMSNNNNEIQKKATMGQLQNKENNNTKDSPGRRCSWDKSESPQRSGVDNGSPTALPGSKTNSPRNSVHKLDVSRSPPLMVKKNPAFNKGSGIVTNGSFSSSNAEGLEKTQTTPNGSLQARRTSSLKGSGTKMGTHSVQNGTVRMGILNPDMLGNPVNGRSMSWLPNGYVTLRDNKQKEQAGESGQHNRLSTYDNVHQQFSMMNLDDKQSVDSATWSTSSCEISLPENSNSCRSSTTTCPEQDFYGSNFEDPVLDGPPQDDLSHPGDYENKSDRRSVGGRSSRATSSSDNSETFVGNNTSNHSALHSLVSSLKQEMTKQKIEYESRIKSLEQRNLTLETEMMSLHDELDQERKKFTMIEIKMRNAERAKEDAEKRNDMLQKEMEQFFSTFGELTVEPRRTERGNTIWIQ